From a single Methanobrevibacter sp. genomic region:
- a CDS encoding flavodoxin family protein has protein sequence MKIIALQASPRKGGNCDVLMDEMIKGIEENGGEVVKYYLEGCDISPCKACMYCAEHPECVRADDGNKIIDELVAADGVIFATPIYYGQMTAQGKLIIDRFYAIGQNPDKSLSGKAALIFTENQPEGTYADYIELTKFSPFTFMGYDVIGHVDAGSAGPAGIVAEEQKDKLKEAYELGLKF, from the coding sequence ATGAAAATTATAGCACTTCAAGCAAGTCCTCGTAAAGGCGGAAACTGTGATGTATTAATGGATGAAATGATAAAAGGTATTGAAGAAAACGGCGGTGAAGTAGTAAAATACTACCTTGAAGGCTGCGATATCTCACCATGTAAAGCATGCATGTACTGTGCTGAACATCCTGAATGTGTAAGGGCAGATGACGGAAACAAAATAATCGATGAACTCGTTGCTGCTGATGGTGTAATATTTGCAACACCAATCTACTATGGTCAGATGACTGCTCAAGGTAAATTAATCATCGACAGATTCTATGCAATCGGTCAAAACCCTGATAAAAGCTTATCCGGTAAAGCAGCATTGATATTTACTGAAAATCAGCCTGAAGGAACCTATGCAGACTACATTGAACTTACCAAATTCTCACCATTCACATTTATGGGATATGATGTAATAGGTCATGTTGATGCGGGCAGTGCAGGTCCTGCAGGAATTGTAGCTGAAGAACAGAAAGACAAATTAAAAGAAGCTTACGAATTAGGCTTAAAATTTTAA
- a CDS encoding PD-(D/E)XK nuclease family protein: MKLSKSKVNTYLKCPREFKFQYIDEIEVKPNKYMALGSDVHLIAEKFTDKFEDNLDDVDIQNELIKVANDLDIGYGLDEHIDNLGLFFKEVFVENDYKLFSNEEYLLDKKNRFSGICDIILEDEDGKLTVIDYKTSNSNSFSKYRLELCYYKLLVENVYHKPVNRVGVFFTKNGRLRLLDVCEEENKRKNLCYSEIDDAVDTLHEVRDKINRKEFPAKKQYLCRYCTYKHICDDEFYFFR; this comes from the coding sequence ATGAAATTGTCCAAATCAAAAGTCAACACATATCTTAAATGCCCCCGTGAGTTCAAGTTTCAGTATATTGATGAAATAGAAGTTAAACCCAACAAATACATGGCACTGGGAAGCGATGTTCATCTGATAGCTGAGAAGTTTACCGACAAGTTTGAGGACAATCTTGATGATGTGGATATTCAAAACGAATTGATCAAGGTTGCTAACGATTTGGACATAGGTTATGGTCTTGATGAGCATATTGACAATTTGGGACTGTTTTTTAAGGAAGTTTTTGTGGAAAATGACTATAAGCTGTTTTCAAATGAGGAATATCTCCTTGACAAGAAAAACAGGTTTTCAGGAATATGCGACATTATCCTTGAAGATGAAGATGGAAAGCTTACCGTTATTGACTACAAGACAAGCAATTCAAATTCCTTTTCAAAGTATCGTCTTGAATTGTGCTATTACAAATTGCTTGTTGAAAACGTGTATCACAAACCAGTTAACCGTGTTGGAGTGTTTTTTACAAAAAACGGACGTTTAAGGCTTCTTGATGTATGTGAAGAGGAAAACAAGCGAAAGAATTTATGCTATTCTGAAATTGATGATGCTGTTGATACTCTTCATGAAGTCCGTGATAAAATCAACAGAAAAGAGTTTCCGGCTAAAAAACAGTACTTATGCAGATACTGTACTTACAAACATATCTGTGATGATGAGTTTTATTTTTTCAGGTAA
- a CDS encoding right-handed parallel beta-helix repeat-containing protein, whose protein sequence is MKTKLTVICLLLFVLCSLSTVCAQDINDTQITTEADSSNALDTLQTAQDTVLSDSGDDLQKIINNASEGSTVKLNNSYATTKILKIDKTITIDGAGNTIDCKNNQIYSTKGDITLKNLVFINGKSSVGGAIFIAGSATYNIINCTFINNTAGNIGGAIYNDVVATLTITNSRFINNSASVSGGAINSKGDVVVENSSFISNTVSRDGGAIHAERSVDVSNSVFNLNRAYNAVFSTYGGAINAKEEIFVNNCNFTENNAYKGGALFAYKDVVIEKSQFIKNTAKSGGAIEVSNDNHIIIEGSTFKENSASSGSGGALLSNKWVHIGNSVFEQNKASGKGGAVQAGYIQFSGKNSFINNSANDHGGAVYTDTIGNSNNNLIFTGNHADSDFGGAIYINKKSGDVTFSSSVFTNNYANAGDGGAIYSDSSSTNLILYNSTFIANHASGGKEKRYGGAVRSCGNVYVSNSTFKDNWAENYGGAIYTETLNGITNSVFISNQVKNGDTKRGGAVYINKASTLIVNGNYFESNGGATERGGAIYIDSKDTHLKLYANVFHQNYASDQGISVFNSGYYDDVSGNWWGSNGAGISNQLKEYHTVGSNSDHSDSSPLVVSLSGDKSSYVGVKTNIKVSFTKDVSYYALEKISYSSNKKGDFITKSRSGNALELIYVPSETGIHTLSFTINSQKLTFDINVTYISVYGYDLEKTYGDNKQYSATFKDKNGSLLADDTIVAFSVNNNTYTSTVSEGVAKLNANLEPGTYTVKAINNVTGESFTNKITVKPRNAVFNILDDYFTKIEGSANETVTFKIANKTFTAKTSAEGIAYFTLNVTAGNYTVEIIYNGQTIKDQITVKKQYSTVDLGLNGTSYGALLPIYTNETFIHLSNASMYSVIAENTYRYVLGSGEAFIMYNATVSNSQELTNLLRKMASADYKVDVTQINFKKNTYKVTENFWRDSEWNYLIHLTHGKIIINGAGSTLEDDYHHNFINLEPSTSIIVNNLTFKKFYRVFASSGEVYCEDCSFVENNAKFWATQTPGSVIYNKNKATFYKCVFNGNDNSGSGDATQGGVLYGDAGSITNFAKCQFVTKNDNIRAADKSMVVIYDDNWDTYDKVKENSQLDILASYSIRHINTFNTNNGFTKNLTVANNETDLTNLYEWIRGLNQANVINVTLNKAAYSISADFLDNIVDKYEWRSDYTSSWTTVFIHERSFLDINSKPVVINGNGATISMTGNHAYSDYHFAYIPKFGSLTLVNMTLIGFNSAIFNYGTFIAINCTFKDNIMHHLTRDGDYGGAIRNYGNVFCYNSSFINNGAVKGGAYFSTGKTANAVFSNCTFSGNVYKSNWAWKNNDRNDFDIEDYSTVKFVNSRGFSASTIVTEKNGLYMFRDNLNNSVYNGVVDSLASLMKVVKVIRENNKYDIINITFVKGDYGVFPNSKSMFDADYGRVILNGNGAKIFVQNPKNDDTTQFLTNTVRSHVEINNLIIEGFNIAIQNSGNVIIRNSVFNKNIVDYNFKADYGGAIVNNGILDVFNSTFTGNYAKYGGAIYNTATAKVFMSKFSDNTGYDSKSNVDIYNKDGFVEDVVIYGTAHKIVEKHPMASWKKDLIGGSIMVATAIITANIGAAISATGATLANFISMGVNAIVGGALGAMEGFIYADDNQDYSRFWGDVLKGVSRGIQYSAFGNAFNGIKTITQDKFIEFSLKQIYTKFIAKSADLAQKIAADSAKGNYNNIVFYSMFKNI, encoded by the coding sequence ATGAAAACAAAATTAACAGTTATTTGTTTGTTATTATTTGTATTATGCTCACTTTCAACTGTTTGTGCTCAAGATATTAATGACACTCAAATAACAACTGAAGCAGATTCTTCAAATGCATTGGATACACTTCAAACAGCTCAGGATACAGTTCTATCCGACAGCGGTGATGATTTGCAGAAAATCATAAACAATGCATCTGAAGGTTCTACAGTAAAATTAAATAATAGTTATGCTACAACAAAAATTTTAAAGATAGACAAGACAATCACTATTGACGGTGCAGGAAACACTATCGACTGTAAAAACAATCAGATTTATTCCACAAAAGGAGATATAACCTTAAAAAATTTAGTATTCATTAACGGAAAATCAAGTGTCGGTGGAGCTATTTTCATAGCAGGTTCCGCTACATACAACATTATCAACTGTACATTCATAAACAACACTGCAGGCAACATCGGTGGAGCAATCTACAATGATGTAGTGGCAACATTAACAATCACAAATTCAAGATTCATCAATAACTCCGCATCAGTTAGTGGAGGGGCTATAAACTCAAAAGGAGATGTTGTCGTTGAGAATTCTTCATTTATAAGCAATACTGTTTCAAGAGATGGTGGAGCAATCCATGCAGAAAGATCAGTTGATGTTTCAAATTCAGTATTTAATTTAAATAGGGCTTATAATGCAGTTTTTAGTACATATGGTGGAGCTATAAATGCTAAAGAAGAAATATTTGTAAATAACTGTAATTTTACAGAGAATAATGCCTACAAAGGTGGTGCACTCTTCGCATATAAGGATGTTGTGATAGAAAAATCACAGTTCATAAAAAATACTGCAAAAAGCGGCGGAGCTATTGAAGTGTCAAATGATAACCATATCATTATCGAAGGCTCAACATTTAAAGAAAATTCAGCTTCATCAGGTTCCGGAGGAGCACTGCTATCAAACAAATGGGTTCATATAGGAAACTCTGTTTTTGAACAAAACAAAGCTAGTGGCAAAGGAGGAGCTGTTCAGGCAGGATATATTCAGTTCAGCGGTAAAAATTCATTTATAAATAACTCTGCAAACGACCATGGAGGAGCTGTCTACACAGATACTATTGGAAACTCAAATAATAACCTCATATTTACCGGAAACCATGCGGACAGCGACTTCGGTGGTGCAATCTATATCAATAAGAAATCAGGTGACGTTACATTTTCATCATCCGTATTTACAAACAATTATGCTAATGCAGGTGACGGGGGAGCAATATACTCCGACAGCAGTTCAACCAATCTGATACTTTACAACTCCACATTCATTGCTAATCATGCAAGCGGTGGAAAAGAAAAACGTTACGGTGGCGCAGTAAGATCATGTGGAAACGTTTATGTGTCAAATTCTACATTCAAGGACAACTGGGCTGAAAACTACGGTGGAGCAATATATACTGAAACCCTCAACGGAATAACCAATTCAGTATTTATTTCAAATCAGGTCAAAAACGGAGATACCAAAAGGGGAGGTGCTGTTTACATCAACAAGGCATCTACTCTTATAGTAAACGGAAACTACTTTGAAAGCAATGGAGGAGCCACAGAACGTGGAGGAGCAATCTATATTGACTCCAAAGACACTCATTTAAAACTCTACGCTAATGTTTTCCATCAAAACTATGCATCAGATCAGGGAATTTCAGTATTCAACAGCGGTTACTATGATGATGTTTCAGGTAACTGGTGGGGTTCAAACGGTGCTGGAATTTCAAATCAGTTAAAAGAATATCATACTGTCGGAAGTAACTCCGACCACTCAGACAGCAGTCCTCTTGTAGTTTCACTATCAGGAGATAAAAGTTCATATGTGGGAGTCAAAACCAATATAAAAGTTTCATTTACAAAAGATGTCTCATATTACGCTTTGGAAAAAATATCATATTCTTCCAATAAAAAAGGAGATTTCATAACCAAATCCCGAAGTGGAAACGCACTGGAACTGATTTATGTTCCTTCTGAAACAGGAATCCACACATTGAGCTTCACAATCAACTCACAAAAGTTAACATTTGATATAAATGTCACATACATCAGCGTATACGGATATGATTTGGAAAAAACCTACGGAGACAATAAACAATACTCAGCAACATTCAAGGACAAAAACGGCAGCCTTTTAGCTGATGACACTATTGTTGCTTTCTCAGTCAACAACAATACATATACAAGCACTGTTAGTGAAGGAGTTGCCAAGCTCAATGCAAATCTGGAACCTGGAACATACACAGTAAAAGCAATAAACAATGTTACAGGCGAATCATTTACCAACAAAATTACTGTAAAACCTAGAAATGCAGTATTCAATATTCTTGATGACTACTTTACAAAAATAGAAGGCTCAGCAAATGAAACAGTAACATTTAAAATAGCAAACAAGACATTCACAGCCAAAACTTCCGCTGAAGGTATTGCATACTTCACACTGAATGTAACTGCTGGAAACTACACTGTTGAAATAATATACAACGGTCAGACAATCAAAGACCAGATTACTGTTAAAAAACAGTATTCAACTGTAGATTTAGGACTTAACGGTACATCTTACGGAGCTTTACTGCCGATTTATACAAATGAAACATTCATTCACCTAAGCAATGCTTCAATGTACAGTGTCATAGCTGAAAACACTTACAGATACGTCCTGGGTTCAGGAGAAGCATTCATAATGTATAATGCTACTGTCTCAAACAGCCAGGAACTTACAAATCTCTTAAGGAAAATGGCCAGTGCAGACTATAAGGTCGACGTGACCCAAATCAACTTTAAGAAAAACACTTATAAAGTAACTGAGAACTTCTGGAGAGATTCCGAATGGAATTACCTTATTCACTTGACCCATGGAAAAATTATAATCAACGGTGCAGGTTCAACACTTGAAGATGATTATCATCACAATTTCATCAATCTCGAACCAAGTACAAGCATTATCGTCAATAACCTAACATTCAAAAAATTCTACAGGGTATTTGCAAGCAGCGGAGAAGTGTACTGTGAAGACTGCAGTTTCGTTGAAAACAATGCTAAATTCTGGGCTACACAAACTCCGGGTTCTGTAATCTACAACAAAAACAAGGCAACATTCTATAAGTGTGTCTTTAATGGAAACGATAACAGCGGTTCAGGTGACGCCACTCAGGGTGGAGTATTATACGGCGATGCAGGTTCCATTACTAATTTCGCAAAATGTCAGTTCGTAACCAAAAATGACAATATCCGTGCTGCAGATAAAAGTATGGTGGTCATTTATGACGACAATTGGGATACATATGATAAAGTTAAGGAAAACAGTCAGCTGGACATATTGGCTTCATACAGCATAAGACACATTAACACTTTCAACACAAACAATGGTTTTACCAAAAACCTGACTGTAGCTAATAATGAAACTGATTTGACTAATTTATATGAATGGATTAGAGGTTTAAATCAGGCAAATGTAATTAATGTAACATTAAATAAGGCTGCCTATTCAATATCAGCTGATTTCCTTGACAATATTGTTGATAAATATGAATGGCGTAGCGATTATACTTCTTCATGGACTACAGTATTTATACATGAGCGCAGTTTCCTTGATATCAATTCAAAACCTGTTGTAATCAACGGTAACGGCGCAACAATATCAATGACAGGAAACCATGCATACAGTGATTATCACTTTGCATATATTCCGAAATTCGGATCACTTACACTTGTCAACATGACTCTGATAGGTTTCAACTCAGCTATATTCAATTACGGAACATTCATAGCTATCAACTGTACCTTTAAGGACAACATCATGCATCACTTAACCAGGGACGGTGACTATGGAGGTGCAATCAGAAACTATGGTAATGTCTTCTGCTACAATTCATCATTCATAAACAATGGTGCTGTCAAGGGTGGTGCTTATTTCAGTACCGGAAAAACTGCAAATGCAGTATTTTCAAACTGTACATTCTCAGGTAATGTATATAAATCCAACTGGGCTTGGAAAAACAATGATCGAAATGACTTTGATATAGAAGACTACTCCACAGTCAAATTCGTCAACTCCAGAGGATTTTCAGCATCCACAATAGTCACTGAGAAAAACGGACTTTACATGTTCAGGGATAATCTCAACAATTCCGTTTACAATGGTGTAGTGGACAGCCTGGCATCCCTTATGAAAGTTGTAAAGGTTATTAGGGAAAATAACAAATATGATATAATCAATATTACATTTGTCAAAGGAGATTACGGTGTTTTCCCTAATTCCAAAAGCATGTTTGATGCGGATTACGGAAGAGTTATACTGAACGGTAACGGTGCAAAAATATTTGTTCAAAATCCGAAAAATGATGATACAACACAGTTCTTAACCAACACTGTAAGATCACATGTTGAAATAAACAATCTGATAATTGAAGGATTCAACATAGCTATTCAAAATTCAGGTAATGTGATAATCAGAAATTCCGTATTCAATAAAAATATAGTGGACTATAATTTCAAGGCGGATTATGGTGGAGCTATTGTAAATAATGGAATATTGGATGTATTTAACTCCACTTTCACTGGCAACTATGCTAAATATGGTGGAGCAATCTACAATACCGCAACAGCTAAAGTCTTTATGTCAAAGTTCTCTGACAATACTGGATATGATTCAAAATCCAATGTGGACATTTACAATAAGGACGGTTTTGTAGAAGATGTAGTTATCTATGGAACTGCTCACAAGATTGTTGAAAAGCATCCTATGGCTTCCTGGAAAAAGGACCTTATTGGCGGTTCTATAATGGTTGCAACAGCAATTATTACCGCAAATATAGGTGCCGCAATATCTGCAACCGGTGCAACCCTTGCAAACTTCATTTCAATGGGTGTTAATGCAATTGTTGGCGGTGCTTTAGGTGCAATGGAAGGATTTATCTATGCAGATGACAATCAGGATTACAGCAGATTCTGGGGCGATGTCTTGAAAGGAGTATCCAGAGGTATTCAATATTCTGCCTTTGGTAATGCTTTCAATGGAATTAAAACTATAACTCAAGACAAATTTATTGAATTTTCCTTAAAGCAGATTTACACCAAGTTCATAGCAAAAAGTGCAGATCTCGCTCAAAAAATAGCTGCCGATTCCGCAAAAGGAAACTATAACAATATTGTATTCTATTCAATGTTTAAAAATATATGA